In Ornithodoros turicata isolate Travis chromosome 1, ASM3712646v1, whole genome shotgun sequence, the DNA window GACGCAGCTGTGTACGCTCTCCGCAAAAAAATCACTACCTACAACACTACCTACAAGCAACAAGCTATCCGTAGGATAACACCCCATCACACGGTCAACCCTTGGGGGACCCCCCAACTAGACGACATCAGAAGGGAAGCCAGAAGACTGCGGCGTCAAGTACAATGGGAATGGCGAACACAACCCAACCCTCCCATACTAATTCCGTACAAACGTATGGCAGCAACATACAAGAAAGCCCTTATACAGGCAAAAGCATGTGCCTGGGAGAACCTCTGCGCCAAGCTAACACCAAAAAACCCCTATGGGGAAGCGTACAAAAAGTCTGAGAGGACTCACACCTGACACCTAACATTAATGCACTCATCAACAAAACCGGGACACCCACAACATCCGTAAGGAAGACCCTTGAACTTCTACACAGTACCATCTTCGGTGACCCCCCACCCAACCCCCTCATACCCTCCAACACcatatcccctcccccctccctcccaCCTCTAATGGACCAGAAGTGGAAAACAACCCAACACTGACGCCACAACACACAACTCACCCCCCAGGTCACGACATCACACTACACGAACTCAAAGAAGCCCTCTGCCAGACCAAGACCAATACCGCCACCGGACACGACGGTATCACCCATGAAATTGCCACCTGCCTAATTACGCACCACCCAAACTTTATACTCCTACTAATGGACACCTGCCTCTGCAGGGGCATATACCCACTTGACAGGAAAAAAGGGCGCATCAAATGGCTCCtgaaaaatggaaaaaatcctACCGACCCTACCTCATACCGGCCAATCACCATCCTTCCCATCTTAGCAAGAATCTACGAAAGAATTATCTACCAACGACTCTACTACTATGTCCAGCACAACAACGCCTACATCCACAGCAATACGGATTTGTAGGCGGAAAATCCACCACCATGATGCTACATGACATAACTTACAACATACGGGAAGCACGGCAAAAGGTACAACACACCACACTCATTACCCTAGATGTTCAAGGCGCTTTCAACGCACTAGAACACCACCAAATACGACAAGCACTTACCAAAATAGACGCACCTCACAACCTTAAACTACTTATCTCCAACTTTCTTGCAAATAAACCCATATCATGACATCCAACACCACCTACATAGTAAAAGAGAGCCACAGGGGATGCCCCCAGGGCTCCCCTCTCAGCCCCTACTATGGAACGTGGTGGTCAACTCCATTTTGAACACAACCCCACACAGAAAATGCACAATATATGCATATGCAGATGACCTAATAATGGCCATTAACGGCAAAACCGCTGGGAAATAGAGGAAGTGGGCAACCCCTTCCAAGAAGAGGTCAATCTATGGGCCACTGCACACGACCTTAAATTTAACATTAAAAAATCACAATGTCTCACTATCGAACATGGCAACTCTATCTCAAAACGTCTTCCCATCTTCAGCCAGGCAAAACCTAAAAAATgtcaaagaaatgaaaatacttGGAGTCCGCTATGACCACAAACTCACATTCCTACCACACCTGGAAGACATACGTGGCAAAGTTACCACAACAACAATCCAACTCTCCCAAATCAACTCCACCCCCCACGGGACCGCCCCAACCTCTTTAAATTTTACTACAAAACCATCATAGAGAGAACCATCCTTTATGGAGCCCCCGCGTGGTGGACACCCACACCTACAACGACGGCTCCAGGCAATTCAACGCATCCCTCTACTAAAACTGCGAAAGCATACCGGACTACCCCGAACGAAGCCCTCCCAGCACTATGCAACACCTTGCCCATCGCCGTCCAGACTACCATGGAGTGTAAAAGCTTCCAACTActccaaaagaaaaacatcatCCAAATCAACGAAAACACCCTCTCGCCCTGTGATATGGAATTCCCTGAGGGAAAGGAGGTCACCCACCCCGCCCTACTCATCTCTATTCCATTCACCAGACCCCATAAAACCACCTACAACAACATTACCATCTTCACAGATGGGTCAAAACAAGAACAGCAAGTGAGAGCAGCCTTTTGTGTTTTTAAGCAGGATGAACACATACGCTCCTAGAAGTTCCGCCTAACAGAAAACTGTAGCATCTCCGACGCGATGATTCTCGCCATCGACAGGGCCATTGACAGCATTATCATAAATCAGCCACAAGGAGACATCACCCTGTACTCTGACAGCCTATCTGTGCTACAAGCCCTCGATAACCCCTACCACAACAATCCACGAATCAAGCAACTGAAATTCAAAATCCACACCTTACAAACTGCACACACCCAATCCACACATTTCGCACACGTCCCCGCCCACACGGGCATTACCGGGAATGAAATCGCTGACAAACTAGCAAACAAGGCCCGCACACTACAAACAAAAGTCCATGTTCCCTACAGTAAACGGTACCTCAGCAAACTGCTCTGGAGGGAACAAAAACATGGAAACATGGCAACAAAGCTGGGAAACCGAAAACCAAGACCGCGTTATCAAAAAATGGCTCCCACGAATTCAATATGCCCACCTCATTTTTCCCCTTCCTACTTCCTAAGCCAGATGCTTACCAGGCACGGCAATTTCCCAGCATACTTTAAGAAACGCAACATCGATCACACACGAAAATGTAAATGCGGCGATCCAAATGCGGACGTCCTACACTACCTAACCCAATGCACAGAAACCCTGCCCTTCACAAACAAAATGGCGCGCGCCATCAACACCCAAATTACCCCCGATAACCTACACAACATCTTACAGTGCCCCTCCGGCCTGGACCTCGTCCGAGAGATGGCAGAACACATCTCCACCAACATCAACCCATCACCGACAAACCGATAAACCACCAAGCAACACCCACGTAATAATTCACTGAGATGACGTGTCTTTGGCCCGCACAAAAAACCCAGCTACCTGGGCGAACGGGACAAAGtactcgacccccccccccaatccggACACGTTCAGAGACACTCAACATTACCACGCAATCCGACCCCGGAGCAGAACAAGCTCAGAGAAACCATAAAACACCAACCCCTCGGCCCCCTCACTGCTGGAACCGAGAGGCCGACCAGACCGACCAACGCGGCGGTAACCACACCGGACGACCCCGTGAGAAGCTCGACGACCGGACCCCGACTATGACTCCGAAACCGATAAGCCactccgaaaccgaaacagagacAACTACGACACTGAAGCCTGAAACCCACCAAGAAAACAACAGACACAACTGGGAGTCGACTCTGCGGCAACCACGAAACAACGCAGTGAAGCAGGGAAGACCAGAAGCAACAAGGAAATTACAGGACCCACAACCAAAAAAGTGTGGATGTTGGGGACGCCCCAACGGCGACCCTACACAAGCATAGTGCAGTGGCAGTAATAGTGCAAAGAAGAACACAACGGTGAGGTGATGATGTGCAACCCAACAATGATGGTTGGATGACGAACAAaacggtgatggtgatgatgtgCGACCTTTAGACTGCTGTCAAAAGACTAATTCCTTGTGTATTCCTTTTGCAATTCCTTTTTTGTATATTCAGCTCACTGTACTCACTGCGTAGTCATTCTATTCATTGTATCCACTTGTATTTTTTGCATCCAGTTTGGCATATTCACCTTTTTGTACCCACCGTGTAGCCATTCTAATCACTGCATTTTTATATACCTTCTTATACTTCCATTGCGTTCTACTCATTGTAGATTCACTTTTTATACTCACCGTAATCATTGCCTTTTTCATGTACTTTTTATACTTTCAATGTTTTCTACTGATTGTATCTTCACACGGCCATTGTGCCCTACGTATCCACTCCCAAAGTGACCTGTACCTACTTCTcagtaaaacaaaaaaatcaccgCTGAACAAGTCGAGCCCGGGCCCAAGGCACTGGTCGTGCTGATAGTGGaaccccctctcccactttttcTATCCTATCTCTCTCCTTCTTCTCGATCACCCACCACTGCCCTGCGATACCCTTGAGGTGGTACGGAGCCTGGTGGACTAAAATATCTTCTCATTACTATAGGTATACCCCCATTACAGGTATATATTACAATAGGTATACGAGTTCATAATGTATGCAAGTGTATCAGTTAGCAATATGCTCACAAGTGTGCGTGGTTCAGTGTACGCATATGTGTTACCTGCAATACATGTCTGCCAttctctttcattttttccttTCAAGAACATCACCTGCTCCTCCAGAATTGGGTGGCTCTTAGTACAGTTACTTAATTACAGTTAGTTACGATCTGGGTATAGCGTGTTCCGTAAAGGTGCTGTCACACTGAACAGACACGACGCCGACACTGACACGCCGCCGACACCCACGGAAGACAGACATTGCCACCATACGTTGTATTGCCAAGCACACCTGTCACAATGCGCCGACCAACAGCGGTAGACGCAAGTCGACAAAACGTCGCTTCAGTGTGACAGATTTCGATGACAAAATTGGCAGGCAGACAGTGTCTGACGACGTGTCATCAGCAGTTTGATCGTTGCTCAAAAATACGATGACCGACATACGGCATCCACTGCGCGAACGGATAatattttatgaaaaatctatGTTGTGGTTGTTGCgattattttttaaacattcaGCGCCTCTGACGGAGGCAACAGAGGTGTGTTCTGTTCGCGAAAACCATTGTCTTTTGGAAAGGTTTCGCTGTTTCGCTGCAAGCGTCGTGTTGCCCTCAGCTATGGAGTTCACAACGGAAGATGAGAAAACTTTGATATCTACAATGGAGACAAAGACGTTACTCTGGAACGTTCAGCGTCCTGCTATCACCAGAAGGAGCTAAAAGAAAAGGTGTATGGAGAGGTAGCAGAGCGTCTCGGACGTAGCGGTGAGACGCAACTTACTTCACTTCATTTTCGTTTTGTGGGATGTTAACATTTGGTATTTAAGCGTCAAGAAAATGTTTGCTGCTTGTGCGATGCGCTATTATGATGATGAAGGCTGACTCTGGGCACGTCGCTGACATTTGTTAAGAACGCGAACTAATTTCACATGCATGTAGGCACGCGCAAAAGGTGATCACCCAGTTTGGGACGCGCGTAACACTTGAGCATGAATAGCAAACGCTTCAGACTGACCACCGCTGAATCTTCACTATCCTAACGAACGCAGGTAAGCTTGGAAGTTATTTTCACACTGCATGATCAATCGCGCACTAAGCCGTCATGAGTGTCGCAGATCATGCGTGTTTCAGTCAGGGACAGTTTGTGTGGCAGCATCAGGGGTTGACAGCGTTCGTGTTGACACTGGCAACGGAAAGGCATGGATAAGGTGTTTGTGTTAGCGTTCAACAGACTGCATTAGCAACGTTATTTGTTTCCAGATACTGACTATATCGCCCTAATGGATGTCGTCTGCCTTGTGACACCGGAATGGCCGGAAAGAAAATAATCGCCCACGAAATTATTGGTTTGGCGCAATTCTTCGGAGTTTCAATTATATTCATACAAGAAAGTCACCTCTTCAAACAAGAATAAATTGTGAACTTggaaaaaatcgcagtaaaatCCTACTGGAATTTTGGAACACGCAATTCTAGAGGCGTAGGCATTATCGTCGTGTACAGTAAAAAATATTAAGGTAAAATGGGAAAGAGATACAGAGGGAAGAATTATTAAAGTAGTCATGAAAGCTAATGGAGAGGACTTAGTTGCTCTAAGTGTGTACGGTCCTAAGTACTCAAAGGAGGCATTTAATTTCTACAAAGACGAACTTGTCGACTGTGTCGTTTACTACCTCGCCGGCTTCATGTGCCGGAAGCCACTTGGGATGACAGAATGCACAACGTGTCGTCAGAGCCTCACATCCGAAGCAGAAGCACAGGTGCTACCCGACAGTGCTCTTGTAGACTGCAAGACAAGGGGTGGCCTTCTTCACCACAGTAGGAACACTTATTCGAAGCAGCTGAGGCAGAATTTCAGGAACATGCTACTTGCAGGAATGCGTGTGATGCAGTGGACAACATGCTCGAGAGCGCAAAGTTTTCATTTCCACGTGATGATCACAGAGAGGAGATGATGGTTTGTTTAATCAACAATTACATAGCAATGTGAATGAGACAGCTGTGCAAGCACAGGAgacatgaagaaaaaaaaaaaacacagcatCTAAAAAAGCTTGGAAAACTCATTTCGACAGTACAGCAGCTTATTTTACTGCTCCTTATTATTGCACGCTTGCACAAAATAAATGCTGAAATATTTTCATTGGTGTTAGACGAAGGTTGATGAAGTGCACAAAGCTCACAAGATGCGAGTCGCTGTCAATAGCACATATGCGTTATCGCACACTGGTTAATTGGTGAATCTTGCAAAATAGTCCTAATATGACGCCATGAAGAAAACGCTAAAAAGGACAAAGACGGGGATGACACACATGGATGTGTTGTGCCCGTGTGGGGAGTCAGTCATGGATTGCCTGGTGGGCAAAAACAAAGATGCGCAAGTCTGGAATGTTCAAACCCCACTTATCGAAAGTGAGCAAGATCTTTTCTTGTTTCGCCCACTACTAGAAAAATTAAAAGTGCCTCCAGAGATGGGGGCGGGAAAAGGCAGCAACGAAAAGGCAAGAAATGGAGTGCCTGCAGAGGCATCCCCTAGCCCTCGAAAGAGGAGAGTCGTCACAGGCCGGAGTGAGTAATGCACAGCCGAATGAACATTTCCGGCTGCTCTGGGAGGATCGCTGGAAAGGGCCTCGGTACCACCTTGCGCGCGACGATTTGGAACTGGAGGTGTCCGTGCTCCCGACAGCTGCTTGCAAAAGCAGCAGGGCGGGCGACGGGGATAATGAGCTCCCCGATATCATATGAGGGAGACAGGCTGGAAGCAGCCGCAGGCATGGCCAATGAGGCCCGACGTTTCCACGAAAAGCAGTTCCCGCAAACAGTTGGCTGCGACACCCCATTCAATGGCCAGCGCATGCACTTCAGTATTAAAGAGGTTGTTGCTGCactaaaggggttgagaaaccacacggaTATAACTTCGTCTTTGGCAGGGTCTGTACGCCTCCCTCCATGCACGTCGTACGCAAAGTCCCACCTCCCACATCCTCTAATTTTTTTATGCCACAGAGTTTTCGAAATATCCCATTTTTGAGGCCCCTGCTGACCGTGGTGCCAAGGGGTGGCAGCTCCATGAAGTAGGCGGGACGTCAAGCTTTGACCAGTCGCTCTATGGCTCTACGTCATATCGCTTCCACTCATTTCACTTCGCCGTGTTCCTGTTCATAGGCGTCATGAGTGACAAAAATCCTGGAGGACCCCTGTTATCAATAAAGGGCAAGGAAGTGAAGCTCCACTTCATGGGGTCCCGGATGAAGGAAGTATTGATCATGTACATCCCACTGGACCTCGCCTCGAGGACATGTGCGCAACTTCCTCACGGGATTTGGCACTGTTCACGAGGTGACCGAGGTCATCCACAAGAGGTTCAGATGGCGCACGGGCCATCTCCGTGTTGTCATGGATATGGCCAAGCCTGTGCCGAACTTGTTGCACATCGTGCAATGGACCGTGTTTAAATAACCAATCAATCATCAATCACGGCCGTGCGTCGCTTTTGTAGGCGCTGCTCGTTGGAGGGTCACATAGCGGTCCAATGTGCGACCGTGAAGTGCGTTCGATGGGGTGTGTTCCGCTGCCTGCCTGCGCTGTGGGGCGGACCACGCAGTTAGTCAGTGCCGTCGGCGCACATTTGCGTCGGTAGCAGGCTACGCGCGTGCGGCCGTTCCCGATCTGCccgtggaggaggaggagcaatCCCCCAACCCTGTGTAGCCCCTGAGTTGGACGAATTGTCCGCCCCCGTGGATCCTACCCGTGAGAAGACGCCAGAGGAGACCCAAAGCGCCGTGGAACCCGCCGCCCTGCCAAGCGGTACCAGCGCTGAGGACTTCCCCGTGCTTCTCTCACTCGATGCGTCAGCTGCCGTGTCCGCCGAGGAGAATGCGGTGGAGCCACCTGCTCCCGCCCCTGTGAGCGCCGAGAAAGCTACGGTGGAGCCGGAGCCGCCTGCCCCCGCAGCTGTGGAAGCCGTCGTCGCCAAGGAAACAGAGGACGCTGCACCCACCGTGGTCGAGCCTCCCGCTTCTGCCCAGGAAGCAGCGCAGTCACTCAACACGAAGTCGTCGCGGAAGCGCAGGCGCGTTAGAATCAAGCGCCGTCCGGGTTCAGATACTGAAACCTGCTCTTCGCGCGAATAAAATCTAGCCCCTGCTGTACTCCAATATGATTTTCACTGTCCCGCTTTTCTTTTTATGGCCGGTAGTTTAAATATTGTTTCTTTTAACGTAAGGGCCAAACAGCTCGAAATTTTAAATGAGGCGCGCGCCTTACATACTCACATCATTTGTGTTCAGGAAACCTTTTTAGCTCTCCACGCCAAATGCGGCTATTCGATAAACGCCACGGTACCAAATCGTATTGGAGTCTCGGCTTTGCCGGGAGGCAGGGGGTGGCATTATTCTCATACCCCACTTCTCATACCCCACTGTGTGGCGGACACTGCACCCCGCTTCGCCAGGTTTTACGTGGAGTGGCAGGGGTGCGGCTACGCGCATCGACCGCTTTTACATCTCACGCA includes these proteins:
- the LOC135392071 gene encoding uncharacterized protein LOC135392071, which produces MILAIDRAIDSIIINQPQGDITLYSDSLSVLQALDNPYHNNPRIKQLKFKIHTLQTAHTQSTHFAHVPAHTGITGNEIADKLANKARTLQTKVHVPYSKRYLSKLLWREQKHGNMATKLGNRKPRPRYQKMAPTNSICPPHFSPSYFLSQMLTRHGNFPAYFKKRNIDHTRKCKCGDPNADVLHYLTQCTETLPFTNKMARAINTQITPDNLHNILQCPSGLDLVREMAEHISTNINPSPTNR